The Nocardioides sp. S-1144 genome includes a region encoding these proteins:
- the aroF gene encoding 3-deoxy-7-phosphoheptulonate synthase: protein MVVVMSPDATDEDVAHVVEKVQEVGGEAFVSKGVVRTIIGLVGDLESFHHLNLRTLRGVADVHRISDPYKLVSRQHHAERSTVWVGPTGRRVPIGPDTFTFMAGPCAVESADQTLEAARMAQSAGATILRGGAYKPRTSPYAFQGLGVKGLEILADVREATGMPVVTEVVDARDVPVVAEHADMLQIGTRNMANFGLLQAAGESGKPVLLKRGMTATIEEWLMAAEYIAQRGNLDVVLCERGIRTFEPSTRNTLDISAVPVVQATSHLPIIVDPSHAAGRKDLVVPLSRAGIAVGADGIIVDVHPTPETALCDGPQALLGNDLRDLAQAVRKLPPAVGRVDSSERAERP, encoded by the coding sequence ATGGTCGTCGTCATGTCGCCGGACGCCACCGACGAGGACGTCGCGCACGTCGTCGAGAAGGTCCAGGAAGTCGGCGGTGAGGCCTTCGTCAGCAAGGGCGTCGTCCGCACCATCATCGGGCTGGTCGGGGACCTCGAGTCCTTCCACCACCTGAACCTGCGCACCCTGCGCGGCGTCGCGGACGTGCACCGCATCTCCGACCCGTACAAGCTCGTCAGCCGCCAGCACCACGCCGAGCGGTCGACGGTCTGGGTCGGCCCGACCGGGCGCCGGGTGCCGATCGGCCCCGACACCTTCACCTTCATGGCCGGTCCGTGCGCCGTCGAGTCCGCCGACCAGACGCTGGAGGCGGCGCGGATGGCGCAGTCGGCCGGCGCCACGATCCTGCGCGGCGGGGCCTACAAGCCCCGCACGTCGCCGTACGCCTTCCAGGGCCTGGGCGTGAAGGGCCTCGAGATCCTGGCCGACGTCCGCGAGGCGACCGGCATGCCGGTGGTCACCGAGGTCGTCGACGCCCGCGACGTCCCGGTCGTGGCCGAGCACGCCGACATGCTGCAGATCGGTACCCGCAACATGGCGAACTTCGGTCTCCTCCAGGCCGCCGGTGAGTCCGGCAAGCCGGTTCTGCTCAAGCGCGGCATGACCGCGACCATCGAGGAGTGGCTGATGGCGGCCGAGTACATCGCCCAGCGCGGCAACCTCGACGTCGTCCTGTGCGAGCGGGGCATCCGAACCTTCGAGCCGTCGACGCGCAACACCCTCGACATCTCGGCGGTGCCGGTCGTGCAGGCCACCAGCCACCTGCCGATCATCGTCGATCCCTCGCACGCCGCCGGCCGCAAGGACCTCGTCGTGCCGCTGTCGCGCGCCGGCATCGCGGTCGGCGCCGACGGGATCATCGTCGACGTCCACCCCACCCCGGAGACCGCGCTGTGCGACGGCCCGCAGGCCCTGCTCGGCAACGACCTGCGCGACCTCGCCCAGGCCGTGCGCAAGCTCCCGCCCGCCGTCGGGCGGGTCGACTCCTCGGAGCGCGCCGAGCGACCGTGA
- a CDS encoding MFS transporter, protein MTTLLARFAAPTPLAGRLARQSLLFALGEGTFMTGSAVFFTQVVGLSAAQVGLGLTLAGVAAFVAAWPMGRLVDRYGPKRCWAVSAALQASLFGVWPFIDGFGGYLAMAVAMEVVGALGGAAHGSYTIDVLPAGERVRSRAYMYSALNLGFTIGSMLGGIALAFESNQVLQVLPWFTAAVFLGNAAAITRLPNASHDDRTPEERKVRVPGPGPLRNVGWLATTFFTGVLWTNQVVLNLVIPLWLVEKTDAPQVLLAFLFGTNTVMCIFLPMAAARTVKDVSTALRAIRISTVFFVLSCLITLVTHETIGWTTIALVWLGHVTVTGAELYLSAASWSFEAELMDPRRRGEYQGAAELSGTAGRVWAPALFTFLAIGWGEAGWLVIAAIIVVAAVGLHPATRSAQRFLDQHGPPAEEQPPAPSSAARGAVE, encoded by the coding sequence ATGACCACGCTCCTCGCCCGTTTCGCGGCGCCGACGCCCCTCGCCGGACGGTTGGCCCGGCAGTCCCTGCTGTTCGCCCTCGGCGAGGGCACCTTCATGACCGGCTCCGCGGTGTTCTTCACCCAGGTCGTGGGGCTCAGCGCCGCCCAGGTCGGGCTCGGCCTGACCCTGGCCGGGGTCGCCGCCTTCGTGGCCGCCTGGCCGATGGGCCGGCTCGTCGACCGCTACGGCCCGAAGCGGTGCTGGGCGGTGAGCGCCGCCCTCCAGGCCAGCCTCTTCGGGGTCTGGCCGTTCATCGACGGGTTCGGCGGCTACCTCGCGATGGCGGTCGCGATGGAGGTCGTCGGCGCGCTCGGCGGAGCCGCGCACGGGTCGTACACGATCGACGTCCTGCCGGCCGGCGAGCGGGTGCGCTCGCGCGCCTACATGTACTCCGCGCTCAACCTCGGGTTCACCATCGGCTCGATGCTCGGCGGCATCGCGCTGGCCTTCGAGTCCAACCAGGTGCTCCAGGTGCTGCCCTGGTTCACCGCCGCGGTCTTCCTCGGCAACGCCGCCGCCATCACCCGGCTCCCGAACGCCTCGCACGACGACCGCACCCCCGAGGAGCGCAAGGTCCGCGTGCCCGGGCCGGGCCCGCTGCGCAACGTGGGCTGGCTGGCGACGACCTTCTTCACCGGCGTCCTGTGGACCAACCAGGTCGTGCTCAACCTGGTCATCCCGCTGTGGCTGGTGGAGAAGACCGACGCGCCCCAGGTGCTGCTGGCGTTCCTGTTCGGCACCAACACGGTGATGTGCATCTTCCTGCCGATGGCCGCGGCCCGCACCGTCAAGGACGTCTCGACCGCTCTGCGCGCGATCCGCATCTCGACGGTCTTCTTCGTCCTGTCCTGCCTGATCACCCTCGTCACCCACGAGACCATCGGCTGGACGACGATCGCCCTGGTCTGGCTGGGCCACGTCACGGTCACCGGCGCCGAGCTCTACCTCTCCGCGGCCAGCTGGTCCTTCGAGGCCGAGCTGATGGACCCGCGGCGGCGCGGTGAGTACCAGGGCGCGGCCGAGCTCAGCGGCACCGCGGGCCGGGTGTGGGCGCCGGCGCTGTTCACCTTCCTCGCCATCGGGTGGGGCGAGGCGGGGTGGCTGGTCATCGCGGCGATCATCGTGGTCGCCGCGGTCGGGCTGCACCCGGCGACCCGGAGCGCCCAGCGCTTCCTCGACCAGCACGGGCCGCCCGCCGAGGAGCAGCCACCCGCCCCCTCCTCGGCCGCTCGGGGTGCGGTCGAATAG
- a CDS encoding ABC transporter ATP-binding protein, whose protein sequence is MIDLSGVGYEAGGAVVLADVDLRFEAGRMTALSGSSGSGKTTLLSVAGGLLEPTVGTATLDGEPTWRGTGDPRPDVALVLQVYGLVPVLSARENVSVALRARGTTPAEADERADAALAALHVADLGNRQVEELSGGQLQRVAIARALVVHARVLLADEPTSELDATTRGRVMALLRAEADAGAVVVVASHDPDVVELCDAHHRMAEGRLVRPRHRAG, encoded by the coding sequence GTGATCGACCTCTCGGGCGTCGGCTACGAGGCCGGCGGCGCCGTCGTCCTCGCCGACGTCGACCTCCGGTTCGAGGCCGGGCGGATGACCGCCCTGTCCGGGTCGAGCGGCTCGGGCAAGACCACGCTGCTCTCCGTCGCCGGCGGCCTGCTCGAGCCCACGGTCGGTACCGCGACCCTCGACGGCGAGCCGACCTGGCGCGGCACCGGTGACCCGCGGCCCGACGTCGCCCTCGTCCTGCAGGTCTACGGGCTGGTGCCGGTGCTGTCGGCCCGGGAGAACGTCTCGGTGGCGCTGCGGGCCCGGGGAACCACCCCCGCGGAGGCCGACGAGCGGGCCGACGCGGCACTGGCCGCGCTGCACGTCGCCGACCTCGGCAACCGTCAGGTCGAGGAGCTGTCGGGCGGCCAGCTCCAGCGGGTGGCGATCGCGCGCGCCCTGGTCGTGCACGCGCGCGTGCTCCTGGCCGACGAGCCCACCAGCGAGCTCGACGCGACGACCCGGGGCCGGGTGATGGCGCTGCTGCGCGCCGAGGCGGACGCCGGGGCGGTCGTGGTCGTCGCGAGCCACGACCCCGACGTCGTCGAGCTCTGCGACGCGCACCACCGGATGGCCGAGGGCAGGCTCGTCCGCCCTCGGCACCGGGCCGGCTGA
- a CDS encoding PASTA domain-containing protein, with the protein MATDANGAGTPSASPRGRLLDGRYLIGPRIARGGMASVHEAHDVRLDRTVAVKIMHAGLSDSDSDHDFADRFVREARAAARLSHPNVVAVYDQGDDDGTVFLAMELVSGHTLRDTIAKESPMPPARALALIEPVLSALAAAHRAGLIHRDVKPENVLISDEQSGGQVKVADFGLAKAISADTQHTATQGVLIGTVSYLAPELVVEGRADARADVYAAGVMLYELLTGEKPHEGETPIAVAYKHVHHDVPPPSALVPGIPPYVDALVARATARDRALRPADAGVLLHQVHRVSHALDRGVRDDPELTLDLAPHLLTRERDDLDSDAALFADQRLPRDHPEPTTTLPVLGAPTTRPVPLPPRIDQRVDQRVDQRPPQAQPSGPPPRHQPPRVGPTGSGPAGRSRRSRRGPVLLVVALVLALAVGGGAFWYGWARYTAAPTVVGESRAVAIAAVEDADLQIAFAEPVYDSDVPEGAVVSADPAGGAQVLPGDVVTVTLSLGKLIVPEVRDLTEDAAQDELMAVQLEVGESIGRYSETVAADSVLGTVPKAGAELSSGDTVQIVVSLGRRPIKVGSWVGKTLEEATAALERRNLVLQTTEAFDAEVPQGTIISQDPAPGSTRFRDEVVSLVVSKGPEMVEVPRVNLFGVEAAEQALRDAGLVPQRSEEDDYYGLGFVVRTDPEAGTSVPKGSTVTIYVV; encoded by the coding sequence GTGGCGACTGACGCGAACGGCGCCGGCACGCCGTCGGCGAGCCCGCGCGGGCGCCTGCTCGACGGCCGCTACCTCATCGGCCCGCGGATCGCCCGGGGCGGGATGGCCAGCGTCCACGAGGCGCACGACGTCCGCCTCGACCGCACCGTGGCGGTCAAGATCATGCACGCGGGGCTCTCGGACTCCGACAGCGACCACGACTTCGCCGACCGCTTCGTGCGCGAGGCCCGCGCCGCCGCCCGGCTCTCGCACCCGAACGTCGTCGCGGTCTACGACCAGGGCGACGACGACGGCACGGTGTTCCTCGCGATGGAGCTGGTCAGCGGCCACACCCTGCGCGACACGATCGCCAAGGAGAGCCCGATGCCGCCGGCGCGGGCGCTGGCGCTCATCGAGCCGGTGCTCTCCGCGCTCGCCGCCGCCCACCGCGCCGGGCTGATCCACCGCGACGTGAAGCCCGAGAACGTCCTGATCTCCGACGAGCAGTCCGGCGGCCAGGTCAAGGTCGCCGACTTCGGTCTCGCGAAGGCGATCAGCGCCGACACCCAGCACACCGCCACGCAGGGCGTGCTCATCGGCACCGTGTCCTACCTGGCGCCCGAGCTGGTCGTCGAGGGCCGCGCCGACGCGCGCGCCGACGTCTACGCCGCCGGCGTGATGCTCTACGAGCTGCTCACCGGCGAGAAGCCGCACGAGGGCGAGACCCCGATCGCGGTGGCCTACAAGCACGTGCACCACGACGTGCCGCCGCCGTCGGCCCTGGTGCCCGGGATCCCGCCGTACGTCGACGCGCTGGTCGCCCGGGCCACCGCCCGCGACCGGGCGCTGCGGCCCGCGGACGCCGGCGTCCTGCTGCACCAGGTGCACCGGGTCTCCCACGCCCTGGACCGCGGCGTCCGCGACGACCCCGAGCTCACCCTCGACCTGGCCCCGCACCTGCTGACCCGCGAGCGCGACGACCTCGACAGCGACGCCGCGCTGTTCGCCGACCAGCGGCTGCCCCGCGACCACCCCGAGCCGACGACCACGCTGCCGGTCCTCGGCGCGCCGACGACGCGGCCCGTGCCGCTCCCCCCGCGGATCGACCAGCGCGTCGACCAGCGCGTCGACCAGCGGCCGCCGCAGGCGCAGCCGTCCGGCCCGCCCCCGCGGCACCAGCCCCCGCGGGTCGGTCCCACGGGGTCCGGCCCGGCCGGCCGGTCCCGCCGCTCGCGCCGGGGCCCGGTGCTGCTCGTCGTGGCCCTCGTGCTGGCGCTCGCGGTCGGTGGCGGCGCGTTCTGGTACGGCTGGGCGCGCTACACCGCCGCCCCCACCGTCGTCGGGGAGTCCCGGGCGGTCGCGATCGCGGCCGTCGAGGACGCCGACCTCCAGATCGCCTTCGCCGAGCCCGTCTACGACTCCGACGTCCCGGAGGGCGCCGTCGTCTCCGCCGACCCGGCGGGCGGCGCCCAGGTGCTGCCCGGCGACGTCGTCACCGTCACCCTCTCGCTCGGCAAGCTGATCGTCCCTGAGGTCCGCGACCTCACCGAGGACGCCGCCCAGGACGAGCTGATGGCCGTGCAGCTCGAGGTGGGCGAGAGCATCGGCCGGTACTCCGAGACGGTCGCGGCCGACTCCGTGCTCGGCACCGTCCCGAAGGCCGGGGCCGAGCTCTCCAGCGGCGACACCGTGCAGATCGTGGTGAGCCTCGGCCGGCGTCCGATCAAGGTCGGCAGCTGGGTCGGCAAGACGCTCGAGGAGGCCACCGCGGCCCTCGAACGCCGCAACCTCGTCCTCCAGACCACCGAGGCGTTCGACGCCGAGGTCCCCCAGGGCACGATCATCTCCCAGGACCCGGCGCCGGGCAGCACGCGGTTCCGCGACGAGGTCGTCTCCCTCGTGGTCTCGAAGGGCCCGGAGATGGTCGAGGTCCCGCGGGTGAACCTGTTCGGCGTCGAGGCGGCCGAGCAGGCGCTGCGCGACGCCGGCCTGGTGCCGCAGCGCTCCGAGGAGGACGACTACTACGGCCTCGGGTTCGTCGTGCGCACCGACCCGGAGGCCGGCACCTCGGTCCCCAAGGGCAGCACGGTCACGATCTACGTCGTCTGA
- a CDS encoding DMT family transporter, with translation MQRRNTTLLAMLALLATAAVWGSTFVLIKDLLDRVPVLDFLAVRFLVAGVVMALVAPRALGRLSPTSRSRAVLLGGVYGVAQILQTAGLAHTAASVSGFVTGLYVVATPLLAAVLLRTRLTGYTWAAVALAAAGLGVLTLDGLAIGYGEAITLVSAVLYGLHIVGLGAWANAEEALGLSILQLLVIAVICLVATAPDGLVLPDRTADWISVGYMALAAGAVALVAQTWAQSHLAPTRAAIVMSMEPVFAASFAVGLGGESPTWRLLLGGAMVLTAMLVVEAGPRRPIEGEVQHLAV, from the coding sequence GTGCAGCGCCGCAACACCACCCTCCTGGCCATGCTCGCGCTGTTGGCGACGGCCGCGGTGTGGGGCTCGACGTTCGTGCTCATCAAGGACCTCCTCGACCGGGTCCCGGTCCTGGACTTCCTGGCCGTGCGCTTCCTCGTCGCCGGCGTCGTCATGGCCCTGGTGGCCCCGAGGGCGCTGGGCCGGCTCTCGCCGACCTCACGGAGCCGGGCGGTGCTGCTCGGCGGGGTCTACGGCGTCGCCCAGATCCTCCAGACCGCCGGTCTGGCCCACACCGCGGCCAGCGTCTCCGGCTTCGTGACCGGGCTGTACGTCGTCGCGACCCCGCTCCTGGCCGCCGTGCTGCTGCGCACGCGGCTGACGGGCTACACCTGGGCGGCGGTGGCCCTGGCGGCCGCCGGGCTCGGCGTCCTCACCCTCGACGGGCTCGCGATCGGCTACGGCGAGGCGATCACCCTGGTGTCGGCGGTGCTCTACGGCCTCCACATCGTCGGCCTGGGCGCCTGGGCCAACGCCGAGGAGGCGCTCGGGCTGTCGATCCTGCAGCTCCTGGTGATCGCGGTCATCTGCCTGGTCGCCACCGCCCCCGACGGCCTGGTGCTTCCCGACCGCACCGCCGACTGGATCTCGGTCGGCTACATGGCCCTCGCCGCCGGCGCCGTCGCCCTGGTCGCCCAGACGTGGGCCCAGTCCCACCTCGCGCCCACCCGCGCGGCGATCGTGATGAGCATGGAGCCGGTCTTCGCCGCCTCCTTCGCCGTCGGCCTCGGCGGCGAGTCCCCCACCTGGCGGTTGCTCCTGGGCGGTGCGATGGTCCTCACCGCGATGCTCGTCGTCGAGGCCGGCCCCCGCCGTCCGATCGAGGGCGAGGTCCAGCACCTCGCCGTCTGA
- a CDS encoding ABC transporter ATP-binding protein, with protein MPTSDLDESWSPDHTGRGTAADPGRAAAAGVEVRCEGVVHLYRTFAGHDVVALRGIDLRIGAGERVAFLGPSGCGKSTLLTLLGGIQRPSAGRIFLDDEEISRLGERRLTRVRSRLVSTVLQGATRNLLPYATARQNLAFARLGTGARDDRRDLPRPEELLDVVGLADQRDQTVRTMSGGQRQRLALACAVATGPRLLLADEPTSALGHDDRDAVVALLHRIGADLGTTVVVVTHEAEVAATFPRTVTMKGGRIGAEGHAGSEYVVIGDEGLVHLPAELVDLWPAGTLVRIEQHADERSLVITREDRTGEVTP; from the coding sequence ATGCCCACCAGCGACCTCGACGAGTCGTGGTCGCCGGACCACACCGGCCGCGGCACCGCGGCCGACCCGGGCCGGGCGGCGGCCGCCGGCGTCGAGGTCCGGTGCGAGGGCGTCGTCCACCTCTACCGCACCTTCGCCGGTCACGACGTCGTCGCCCTGCGCGGGATCGACCTGAGGATCGGGGCCGGGGAGCGGGTCGCGTTCCTCGGGCCGTCCGGCTGCGGCAAGTCGACGCTGCTGACCCTGCTCGGCGGCATCCAGCGCCCGAGCGCCGGACGGATCTTCCTCGACGACGAGGAGATCTCCCGGCTCGGTGAGCGGCGCCTGACCCGGGTCCGTTCGCGGCTCGTCAGCACCGTGCTCCAGGGAGCCACGCGCAACCTGCTGCCCTACGCGACCGCGCGGCAGAACCTCGCCTTCGCCCGGCTGGGCACCGGCGCCCGCGACGACCGGCGCGACCTCCCCCGCCCCGAGGAGCTGCTCGACGTCGTCGGGCTGGCCGACCAGCGCGACCAGACGGTGCGGACCATGTCGGGCGGACAGCGGCAGCGTCTCGCCCTGGCCTGCGCGGTCGCGACCGGGCCGCGTCTGTTGCTCGCCGACGAGCCGACCAGCGCGCTCGGGCACGACGACCGCGACGCGGTCGTCGCGCTGCTGCACCGGATCGGCGCCGACCTGGGCACCACCGTGGTCGTGGTCACCCACGAGGCCGAGGTCGCGGCGACCTTCCCGCGCACCGTCACCATGAAGGGCGGGCGGATCGGGGCCGAGGGTCACGCCGGGTCGGAGTACGTCGTGATCGGCGACGAGGGGCTGGTGCACCTCCCGGCCGAGCTGGTCGACCTGTGGCCGGCCGGCACCCTGGTGCGGATCGAGCAGCACGCCGACGAGCGCTCCCTGGTCATCACCCGCGAGGACCGGACCGGCGAGGTCACCCCGTGA
- a CDS encoding FtsX-like permease family protein has translation MTILATVLRGLRSRALLSVTSLAMMVLGVAGAVLGPAFQQASTTSYTLTRLADAAPPLTGLTFEVGAGRTGDLDELVAAGVAAVERELPDLYESPVVIVMSRPIAGPADVTYLARDDVCSVLDVQGRCPQQPDEVLVNEDDLGSLAVGDRIEAPLLGRPRVVGTYTTPDDSEHWLLPTLLSSRPESSSGAPAPGPFIVTDDVLAGLPRRLWAPRLESRLRVPDSLTDDELDSLVATTERLRAVEVDLDGGGTVVGTSTVNDLRSVLVDVRSQRAAARSAVAPAAVSLVLVALAIILRLQTAAAERRGHELALAALRGVGRRRSWLLGLAEPWLLVLLSAPFGVLVGHAATVALARSSLRDGLVVSLPTASVVNAVAVTLVVATVTAAAVGQGMQETLGARLAGVRRPGGGRGWAGLVVEAVVVALAAALVLARLGAGSDGLGATDLLLPVVLAVAAGLLATRGTVAVARWWTERFGDRPLSAFVAGRAIARRSQGTLVILPVTAAIAISVFAIGVDSAAGRWRDSVASTRSPAGEVWASPLDAVATLRLTRAIDADGRWTMTAAAVSIPETGPIVLVDSERLGRVGRWSPQWLADGGDAAEAADLVRPPAPLPVLTGRRVELTVETAAPVTLKLDVRTATGTEFLRVGPFEPGTSSVAAAAAGCAAGCELRAVSLEGGTGPARVSALATDVGDPRFLDAGWTRVEGGGSAIEDGVLVLEPGAPVVPAAVGSPMRAVLGRDADATVVDGSGDGPSIAVASGTIPVEVTARAESLPLTGPAGIMLDLTTFLAHEEPATALVEPVVLARADAPASVTDALGAAGLTRAGGVGDTRRALDETAYAQALRLYVVVGASVLLMALGGLLVSTLVQLPDRRRDAAALRVVGVRRRTVVLAAWWESSVVLGAATLAGLAAGLLAQVVLLRSITLGLVEDRATPRVLADTDGHRLVLLAGGVVVVLTLVAVLASVAVVRRARAATLREDAR, from the coding sequence GTGACGATCCTCGCGACCGTGCTGCGCGGGCTGCGCTCGCGGGCCCTGCTGTCGGTGACGAGCCTGGCGATGATGGTGCTCGGCGTGGCCGGAGCGGTGCTCGGCCCCGCCTTCCAGCAGGCCTCGACGACGTCGTACACGCTCACCCGGCTCGCCGACGCGGCGCCGCCGCTGACCGGGCTGACCTTCGAGGTGGGCGCCGGACGGACCGGCGACCTCGACGAGCTGGTCGCCGCCGGCGTGGCCGCGGTCGAGCGCGAGCTGCCCGACCTCTACGAGTCGCCGGTCGTGATCGTGATGTCCCGGCCGATCGCCGGGCCCGCCGACGTCACCTACCTGGCGCGGGACGACGTCTGCTCCGTCCTCGACGTCCAGGGTCGGTGCCCGCAGCAGCCCGACGAGGTGCTGGTCAACGAGGACGACCTCGGCTCGCTGGCCGTCGGCGACCGCATCGAGGCGCCGCTCCTCGGCCGCCCCCGCGTCGTCGGGACCTACACGACCCCCGACGACTCGGAGCACTGGCTGCTCCCGACCCTGTTGTCCTCGCGTCCCGAGTCCAGCAGCGGCGCGCCGGCGCCGGGGCCGTTCATCGTCACCGACGACGTGCTCGCCGGGCTCCCCCGCCGGCTGTGGGCGCCCCGGCTCGAGAGCCGGCTCCGGGTGCCCGACTCCCTCACCGACGACGAGCTCGACTCGCTGGTCGCGACCACCGAGCGGCTCCGGGCCGTCGAGGTGGACCTGGACGGCGGCGGCACCGTGGTCGGCACGTCGACGGTCAACGACCTGCGGTCGGTCCTCGTCGACGTCCGCTCCCAGCGTGCCGCGGCCCGGTCCGCGGTCGCCCCCGCCGCGGTCTCGCTGGTGCTGGTCGCGCTGGCGATCATCCTGCGCCTGCAGACCGCTGCCGCCGAGCGACGCGGCCACGAGCTCGCCCTGGCAGCGTTGCGCGGGGTCGGCCGACGACGGTCCTGGCTGCTCGGCCTGGCCGAACCGTGGCTCCTGGTCCTGCTCAGCGCTCCGTTCGGCGTCCTCGTCGGCCACGCCGCCACGGTGGCGCTGGCCCGGTCGTCGTTGCGCGACGGCCTGGTCGTGAGCCTGCCGACCGCGTCGGTCGTGAACGCGGTCGCCGTCACCCTCGTCGTCGCGACCGTCACCGCGGCCGCCGTGGGGCAGGGGATGCAGGAGACGCTCGGCGCCCGCCTGGCGGGGGTACGACGCCCGGGTGGCGGGCGTGGGTGGGCCGGGCTCGTGGTGGAGGCGGTCGTCGTCGCGCTGGCCGCCGCGCTGGTCCTCGCCCGCCTCGGCGCCGGCAGCGACGGCCTCGGCGCCACCGACCTGCTGCTGCCGGTGGTCCTCGCGGTCGCCGCGGGGCTGCTGGCCACCCGCGGCACCGTCGCGGTCGCCCGCTGGTGGACCGAGCGGTTCGGCGACCGGCCGCTGTCGGCCTTCGTCGCGGGCCGGGCGATCGCCCGCCGCTCCCAGGGCACCCTGGTGATCCTCCCGGTGACGGCCGCCATCGCGATCTCGGTCTTCGCGATCGGGGTCGACTCGGCCGCCGGGCGCTGGCGCGACAGCGTGGCCAGCACCCGCTCGCCCGCCGGCGAGGTCTGGGCCTCGCCCCTCGACGCCGTCGCGACCCTGCGGCTGACCCGCGCGATCGACGCCGACGGCCGGTGGACCATGACCGCCGCCGCCGTGAGCATCCCCGAGACCGGCCCGATCGTCCTGGTCGACTCCGAGCGGCTGGGCCGGGTCGGCCGCTGGTCGCCGCAGTGGCTCGCCGACGGCGGCGACGCGGCCGAGGCCGCCGACCTGGTGCGCCCGCCGGCCCCGCTACCCGTCCTCACCGGACGGCGCGTGGAGCTCACGGTCGAGACCGCCGCACCGGTGACGCTCAAGCTCGACGTCCGCACCGCGACCGGCACGGAGTTCCTGCGGGTGGGCCCCTTCGAGCCCGGCACGTCGTCCGTCGCGGCGGCCGCGGCAGGGTGTGCGGCGGGCTGCGAGCTGCGCGCGGTCTCCCTGGAGGGCGGCACCGGCCCGGCCCGGGTCTCCGCCCTGGCCACGGACGTCGGCGACCCCCGGTTCCTCGATGCCGGCTGGACCCGCGTCGAGGGCGGCGGCTCCGCGATCGAGGACGGCGTCCTGGTGCTGGAGCCGGGCGCCCCGGTGGTGCCCGCCGCGGTCGGGTCCCCGATGCGCGCGGTCCTGGGCCGCGACGCCGACGCCACCGTCGTCGACGGCTCCGGGGACGGGCCCTCGATCGCGGTCGCCTCCGGCACCATCCCGGTCGAGGTCACCGCGCGGGCCGAGAGCCTTCCCCTGACCGGTCCGGCCGGCATCATGCTCGACCTCACGACGTTCCTCGCCCACGAGGAGCCGGCCACGGCCCTGGTGGAGCCGGTCGTGCTCGCCCGGGCCGACGCGCCCGCGTCGGTGACCGACGCCCTCGGGGCGGCCGGGCTGACCCGCGCGGGCGGCGTGGGCGACACGCGGCGCGCGCTCGACGAGACGGCGTACGCCCAGGCCCTCCGCCTCTACGTCGTGGTCGGGGCGTCGGTGCTGCTGATGGCCCTCGGCGGCCTCCTCGTCTCCACGCTGGTCCAGCTGCCCGACCGGCGCCGCGACGCCGCGGCGCTGCGCGTGGTCGGGGTGCGCCGCCGCACCGTCGTGCTCGCCGCGTGGTGGGAGTCGTCCGTCGTCCTGGGAGCGGCGACGCTCGCGGGGCTCGCCGCGGGACTGCTGGCGCAGGTGGTCCTGCTGCGCTCGATCACCCTCGGGCTCGTCGAGGACCGCGCGACGCCGCGGGTCCTGGCCGACACCGACGGGCACCGTCTCGTGCTGCTCGCCGGCGGCGTCGTCGTGGTGCTGACGCTGGTGGCCGTGCTCGCCTCGGTCGCCGTCGTGCGCCGCGCCCGGGCCGCGACCCTGCGCGAGGACGCCCGGTAG
- a CDS encoding deoxyribonuclease IV, with translation MRNPVGTHVLVGAGLVRGALASALELGCEAMQVFVGNPRGWALSPGRPAEDAAFREACAESGMRVLIHAPYLVNPGSPTPATHERSVALVAHNLRRAVEIGAEGVVVHTGSYVDATGGVAEHEAALRRVREGLLPVLEALEDDGDRTAPWLLLEPTAGQGRSLCAGVEDLAPYLAALDDHPRAGICLDTCHVFAAGAPLDEPGGATATLDRVVEIGGPGRLRLVHANDSMDVRGAFRDRHQRLGEGHIGVGAFEELLAHPATAGVPFILETPGSRDAGDPGIALLKDLRSTA, from the coding sequence ATGCGCAACCCGGTCGGCACCCACGTCCTCGTCGGGGCCGGCCTGGTGAGGGGCGCGCTCGCCTCGGCGCTCGAGCTGGGCTGCGAGGCGATGCAGGTCTTCGTCGGCAACCCGCGCGGCTGGGCGCTCAGTCCCGGTCGCCCTGCCGAGGACGCGGCGTTCCGGGAGGCGTGCGCCGAGTCGGGCATGCGGGTCCTCATCCACGCGCCGTACCTGGTGAACCCCGGGTCCCCGACGCCGGCCACCCACGAGCGCTCGGTCGCCCTGGTCGCGCACAACCTGCGCCGGGCCGTCGAGATCGGAGCCGAGGGCGTCGTGGTCCACACCGGCTCGTACGTCGACGCGACCGGCGGCGTCGCCGAGCACGAGGCGGCCCTCCGCCGGGTGCGTGAGGGTCTCCTGCCGGTGCTGGAGGCGCTCGAGGACGACGGCGACCGCACCGCGCCGTGGCTGCTGCTGGAGCCGACCGCCGGTCAGGGCCGGTCGCTGTGCGCCGGCGTCGAGGACCTCGCGCCGTACCTCGCCGCGCTCGACGACCACCCGCGGGCCGGGATCTGTCTCGACACCTGCCACGTCTTCGCGGCCGGCGCCCCGCTCGACGAGCCCGGCGGCGCGACCGCCACCCTCGACCGGGTGGTCGAGATCGGCGGTCCGGGCCGGCTCCGGCTGGTCCACGCCAACGACTCGATGGACGTCCGCGGCGCCTTCAGGGACCGCCACCAGCGCCTCGGCGAGGGCCACATCGGCGTGGGCGCCTTCGAGGAGCTGCTCGCCCACCCCGCGACCGCCGGCGTCCCGTTCATCCTGGAGACGCCCGGGTCCCGCGACGCCGGGGACCCCGGCATCGCGCTGCTGAAGGACCTTCGCAGCACGGCCTGA